A window of the Dongshaea marina genome harbors these coding sequences:
- a CDS encoding glucosaminidase domain-containing protein has product MKAKAITMILITGLSVPSYANMTKLSNNVSPPEFLNIKNTKEKKDTFFNYFYNISKHENMKILSERETLLNYPKMLNSISRICHKYSKFKCNPEQLNRKTIDSLLSRVDIIPYSLILAQAANESAWGSSRFARKANNYFGQWCFSKGCGIVPLNRSIGMHHEVKKFNSPQESVAAYIFNLNTNSAYSKLREIRNQSHLTGKPITGTSLANGLQKYSTRGNDYIREIKQMIKYNHLAERFDSIG; this is encoded by the coding sequence ATGAAAGCTAAAGCTATTACAATGATTTTGATTACCGGGTTATCAGTTCCCAGTTATGCAAATATGACCAAACTGTCGAATAATGTAAGTCCACCTGAATTCCTAAACATTAAGAATACAAAAGAGAAGAAGGATACTTTTTTTAACTATTTTTATAATATCTCGAAACATGAGAACATGAAAATTCTTTCAGAGAGGGAAACATTACTCAATTACCCTAAAATGCTTAATTCAATTTCAAGGATATGCCATAAGTACAGTAAGTTTAAATGTAATCCTGAGCAACTTAATCGTAAGACGATCGACTCCTTACTATCCAGGGTCGATATTATCCCCTATTCACTTATTCTTGCGCAAGCAGCAAATGAATCAGCCTGGGGCTCATCACGATTTGCAAGGAAGGCTAATAACTACTTTGGTCAATGGTGTTTTAGTAAAGGCTGTGGCATTGTTCCCCTCAATAGGTCTATAGGGATGCATCATGAGGTTAAAAAGTTTAATTCGCCCCAGGAGTCTGTAGCGGCCTATATTTTTAACCTGAATACAAATTCAGCCTATTCTAAGCTTAGAGAGATCAGAAATCAGTCACACTTAACAGGCAAACCCATAACGGGAACCTCTCTGGCAAATGGACTTCAAAAATATTCAACTAGAGGGAATGATTATATTAGAGAAATAAAACAGATGATCAAATACAACCATCTAGCTGAACGTTTTGATTCCATTGGATAA
- a CDS encoding type II and III secretion system protein family protein, producing the protein MLKKTFYIALTIYIISKSALAGVIVIGLNDSRVVRLQKDVSTIFVSNPKVADYKVLDKSQVVIYGKSLGETSIIVNDKKGNTIYKSTVFIEKSLGKVKRAVLDKYPDLDISIINRGDQVILYGTVSNKEEKDDIYNIVGTLLNKNKIPLKYDNSGSESGDDKFGYKVSKKVLDEFEYQGISNQLKISFPQQVNVKVNVVEVSSSIVNELGVKWSNLLSSEGFPEGGNGQFNIGKGISLDDIRGLITAVNHDNVGQVLAEPNVSVLSGENATILVGGEMPIVQKSQDSFNVQYKEFGVKLDIAAKVINHKNIKLSLSTGVSAIDAEHSYEGIPSFKSRKTKTTLQLADGDSFVLGGLLNSEDRESLEKIPFIGDVPIIGAMFRHTKSERVKTELVIIATVTLVKSISPYDIKVPFMNKTSDLSRFLGINLQRDTKENIKISKILNDGGYSR; encoded by the coding sequence ATGTTAAAAAAAACATTTTACATAGCGCTGACTATATATATTATTTCAAAATCAGCTTTGGCTGGAGTGATTGTCATAGGGCTCAACGATTCAAGAGTCGTAAGATTACAAAAAGATGTAAGCACAATATTTGTCTCTAACCCAAAAGTTGCAGATTACAAGGTTCTGGATAAAAGCCAGGTGGTCATTTACGGCAAGAGTCTAGGTGAGACGAGTATCATAGTCAATGATAAAAAAGGAAATACTATATATAAATCAACCGTTTTTATTGAAAAGAGTCTTGGTAAGGTAAAGCGAGCTGTGCTGGATAAATATCCAGATCTTGATATCAGTATCATAAACCGAGGGGATCAGGTCATATTATACGGAACTGTTTCTAATAAAGAAGAAAAAGATGATATTTATAATATTGTGGGTACACTATTAAATAAAAATAAAATACCGTTGAAATATGATAATTCTGGCAGTGAGAGTGGTGATGATAAATTTGGTTATAAGGTTTCAAAGAAAGTATTAGATGAGTTTGAATACCAGGGGATTTCAAACCAGTTAAAAATAAGCTTTCCACAACAGGTAAATGTTAAAGTCAATGTAGTTGAGGTTTCATCTTCCATCGTTAACGAACTGGGAGTTAAATGGTCTAATCTTCTGTCATCAGAAGGTTTTCCAGAAGGTGGAAATGGACAATTCAACATAGGAAAAGGTATATCATTAGATGACATTCGTGGTTTGATTACGGCCGTCAATCACGATAATGTTGGTCAAGTTCTTGCTGAACCTAATGTATCAGTTTTATCAGGGGAAAATGCAACAATACTTGTTGGGGGTGAGATGCCAATCGTTCAGAAGTCACAAGATTCTTTTAATGTGCAGTATAAAGAATTTGGTGTGAAACTTGATATTGCGGCAAAGGTTATAAATCATAAAAATATTAAACTATCTCTATCGACAGGTGTAAGTGCAATTGATGCAGAGCATTCATACGAGGGGATTCCATCATTCAAATCGAGAAAGACTAAAACAACACTTCAATTAGCAGATGGTGACAGCTTTGTTTTAGGAGGATTGCTAAACTCTGAAGACAGAGAGTCCCTGGAGAAAATACCATTTATTGGGGATGTACCTATTATAGGTGCAATGTTCAGGCACACTAAGAGTGAGAGAGTGAAAACTGAATTGGTCATCATTGCAACTGTCACACTAGTTAAGTCTATATCTCCGTATGATATCAAAGTTCCTTTTATGAATAAGACATCTGATCTGTCACGATTTTTGGGGATTAACTTACAGCGAGATACAAAAGAAAATATAAAAATCAGCAAAATACTAAATGATGGGGGATATTCAAGATGA
- a CDS encoding AAA family ATPase: MKSHDVQNVIFELEGRERSESFLNSISQSYSSDTNIIVIGSINEISFLLDLESKGINYIFFPKNISRIIEIINGNPKRDGVKRTAKRINVIGAKGGVGCSLVSSQLALCLSEVKNREVLYINYHNGKGCHDILFGNKDIKSIDSLRDISLDKIDSNFIKPFIQEITSKLKFVNLRFPLEKLAYLFPVNDRVTDCLSNDTSFVVSDISGANTLNLNSEWISNNSDVILYVSDSSFSSLRELSVLVNSNNNDVRTLIVIVQKQKSNLLALKNYIEKTLSISVDLVIPYEEKIDDVLIDKQLPYKSGSKVGDAIFDMTNSVIGSSQSEAARKYFRGGLSDIVKSLFAK, from the coding sequence ATGAAAAGTCACGACGTGCAAAATGTGATATTTGAGTTAGAGGGAAGAGAAAGATCTGAGAGCTTTCTAAATTCAATAAGTCAGTCATATAGTAGTGATACAAACATTATCGTCATTGGTAGCATTAATGAGATCTCTTTTTTATTAGATCTTGAATCTAAAGGAATTAATTATATATTCTTCCCGAAAAATATATCCCGAATTATAGAAATAATAAATGGTAACCCAAAGAGAGATGGCGTAAAGAGAACAGCAAAGCGAATTAATGTTATAGGTGCCAAAGGGGGGGTTGGCTGTAGTCTCGTATCTTCACAACTAGCTCTTTGTTTATCTGAAGTCAAAAATAGGGAAGTGTTATACATCAATTATCACAATGGAAAGGGCTGCCATGATATATTGTTCGGTAATAAAGATATTAAATCAATTGATAGCTTAAGAGATATTTCTCTTGACAAAATAGATTCAAATTTTATTAAGCCATTTATTCAGGAAATAACAAGTAAATTAAAATTCGTAAATTTGAGGTTCCCTCTTGAAAAGCTAGCATACCTATTTCCAGTGAATGATAGGGTAACAGATTGTCTATCTAACGATACTAGCTTTGTTGTTTCAGATATTTCCGGAGCAAATACGCTAAACCTAAATAGTGAATGGATTAGTAATAATAGCGATGTGATCCTCTATGTTTCAGATAGTAGTTTTTCATCTCTCCGTGAGCTCTCTGTGCTAGTAAACTCCAATAATAATGATGTAAGAACATTGATCGTGATAGTTCAAAAACAGAAATCAAACCTGCTAGCACTAAAGAATTATATAGAAAAAACACTATCTATCTCTGTTGATCTTGTTATTCCATATGAGGAGAAAATAGATGATGTTCTTATTGATAAACAGCTTCCTTATAAATCTGGTTCAAAAGTTGGTGATGCTATTTTCGATATGACGAATAGTGTTATTGGAAGCAGTCAATCTGAGGCTGCGAGAAAATATTTTAGAGGTGGATTAAGTGATATAGTGAAATCACTTTTTGCTAAATAA
- a CDS encoding prepilin peptidase, translating into MLFSIITIYIVVNDCVYRKIKNKFVLILFITEFNRSGYIYASSLMMLPIIIFLGLILMKLNIIGGADIKILMSMIPWLKPDVISQLIVSTLTIGGVSTVIIYLMERYIIKRDKSIYRTTPFSIPILVSYILVN; encoded by the coding sequence ATGCTATTTTCCATAATAACCATATATATTGTAGTAAATGACTGTGTGTATAGAAAAATAAAGAATAAGTTTGTGCTGATACTTTTCATAACGGAGTTTAATCGTAGTGGATACATATATGCATCAAGCTTAATGATGTTACCTATTATTATTTTTCTTGGTCTAATACTTATGAAGCTTAATATTATTGGCGGAGCTGATATTAAAATACTGATGAGCATGATCCCATGGCTCAAACCTGATGTAATTAGTCAGCTAATTGTATCTACTTTAACCATAGGTGGGGTCTCGACAGTCATCATATATTTGATGGAAAGATATATCATAAAAAGAGATAAATCGATATACAGAACGACACCATTTAGCATACCAATACTAGTATCGTATATCTTAGTAAATTAA
- a CDS encoding type II secretion system F family protein — MSNDIELKDKFTFISLLSKNSKDELFNEKQKSDYVQFDYFDDLERKSKLIKYTATISILIYILVGGSNFKLLESFQMKIAAISICYILLGFVCASWVRSKKKEVIHRVREGVPYVVDLMAICSQTGMSIESSLVYISKEIKFQFPLLSKIIDKIMERSNIIGMRASLNELQENINISEVKTFSYTLNQSIKFGTSIYSVLINLSSDIREVKTLALEEKIGKLSSKMSIPLIVFILLPIVFLITAPGILRMMGVS; from the coding sequence ATGTCCAATGATATAGAATTGAAGGATAAGTTTACATTTATTAGTCTTTTATCTAAAAATAGCAAAGATGAATTATTTAATGAGAAACAGAAATCAGATTATGTGCAGTTTGATTATTTTGATGACCTTGAAAGAAAATCAAAGTTAATTAAGTATACAGCCACAATATCGATTTTAATTTATATACTTGTAGGAGGCTCAAACTTTAAGCTACTTGAATCATTTCAGATGAAGATTGCGGCCATTTCAATCTGTTATATCCTATTAGGTTTTGTTTGTGCTAGCTGGGTAAGATCGAAAAAAAAAGAAGTGATACATAGGGTGAGAGAAGGTGTTCCATATGTTGTTGATCTGATGGCGATATGTTCTCAAACCGGAATGAGTATTGAATCATCATTGGTATATATCTCAAAAGAGATTAAATTTCAATTCCCATTACTATCAAAGATAATCGATAAAATTATGGAACGAAGCAACATTATAGGAATGCGTGCTTCCCTCAATGAGCTACAGGAGAACATAAACATATCTGAAGTGAAAACATTTTCTTACACTTTGAATCAAAGTATTAAGTTTGGAACGTCAATATACTCTGTGTTAATCAATCTTTCATCAGATATTCGTGAAGTAAAGACTTTAGCTCTGGAGGAAAAAATTGGAAAACTGTCTTCAAAAATGTCGATACCTTTGATTGTTTTTATATTACTTCCAATTGTCTTTTTAATTACAGCACCAGGCATATTACGTATGATGGGGGTTTCATGA
- a CDS encoding tetratricopeptide repeat protein, with protein MIKFTIIFISILWLVGCSTNKTIDQSAKKESIMEKANNYSGLVKLYSDKVKKSDSEENRFKLATYYYKLNDYEASSYHIENLLKRNSNNPEYLFMQSDNFYKLGKFKLSLRLINSAIKSKSDVAKYYNQKGIVLSSLKKYEDSIVQFNQARALLFDNTKIKNNIAVSLYMEGKYKESLGMLMPIYLRNPQDKKVTSNMILVLSKLRDKDYVMQILTEKYEVSRDEARVIYNKLA; from the coding sequence ATGATTAAGTTCACTATAATATTTATTTCAATTCTATGGCTTGTTGGATGCAGCACGAATAAGACAATCGATCAGTCAGCGAAAAAAGAATCAATAATGGAAAAGGCAAATAATTACTCTGGATTAGTGAAGTTATACTCTGATAAGGTTAAAAAGTCAGACTCAGAAGAAAATCGATTTAAGTTAGCCACGTATTATTATAAACTAAATGATTATGAAGCATCCTCATATCATATTGAAAATCTACTAAAAAGAAATAGCAATAATCCAGAATATCTTTTTATGCAATCGGATAACTTTTATAAGCTAGGTAAATTCAAGCTGTCTCTCAGGCTGATCAACTCAGCAATTAAATCTAAGTCTGATGTTGCTAAATATTATAACCAAAAAGGGATAGTTTTATCTTCACTGAAAAAGTATGAAGATTCAATTGTTCAGTTTAATCAAGCTAGGGCGCTATTGTTCGATAATACAAAAATAAAAAATAATATTGCGGTGTCTCTTTACATGGAAGGGAAGTATAAGGAGTCTCTAGGGATGTTGATGCCAATCTATTTAAGAAATCCTCAAGATAAAAAAGTCACCTCCAATATGATTCTTGTGTTATCTAAATTAAGAGATAAAGATTATGTCATGCAAATACTAACTGAAAAGTATGAGGTGTCCCGCGATGAAGCGAGAGTCATCTATAATAAATTGGCATGA
- a CDS encoding type II secretion system F family protein, which yields MIYYLMGLFIVIFIFVEYKTRSRKKAKLGFLPATSGVASDEASGGTSLISFGKSGLLIKAKAEIESAIHELGDKFRVKILLFYAIVIVIGLGISKYLVNNIILSVGVSIIVSTIMGMKVLKGRYKKKFISEFPDAINLLASSISSGESLTNSLRYVAETIKGVVGIELKWVADRLIIGEPPVEVLDKASQKIDIAEYKFFISTLKVNIEQGGQLNEVIKKIDRIIFANYAADKKKMALTAEARSSAKIVASLPFIFLIIMRFLSPDNFDYIFTSTIGRYLLGYVVISELIGMGIIRMLLSGVK from the coding sequence ATGATATATTACCTAATGGGATTGTTTATTGTTATATTTATCTTTGTTGAATATAAAACTCGGAGTAGAAAAAAGGCAAAATTAGGATTTTTACCTGCCACTAGTGGGGTAGCTAGTGATGAAGCGTCTGGAGGAACAAGTCTAATATCCTTTGGCAAAAGTGGTTTGCTAATTAAAGCAAAAGCCGAGATTGAAAGTGCAATTCATGAGTTAGGAGATAAATTCAGGGTTAAGATATTACTATTTTATGCTATTGTAATTGTAATCGGTTTAGGTATCAGCAAGTATCTAGTAAATAATATTATCTTATCCGTGGGTGTTTCAATAATAGTCTCCACAATAATGGGTATGAAAGTATTAAAAGGACGCTATAAGAAAAAGTTCATTTCAGAGTTCCCAGACGCAATTAATTTGCTTGCTAGCTCTATATCTTCAGGTGAGAGTTTGACTAACTCCCTCAGATACGTAGCTGAAACGATAAAGGGCGTTGTTGGTATTGAACTAAAGTGGGTTGCTGACCGGTTGATTATTGGCGAGCCACCTGTTGAAGTTTTAGATAAGGCTTCACAAAAGATAGATATAGCCGAATACAAGTTCTTTATATCGACTTTAAAAGTGAATATAGAACAAGGTGGTCAGCTCAATGAGGTGATAAAAAAGATTGATCGGATAATTTTTGCAAATTATGCTGCGGATAAAAAAAAGATGGCTTTAACGGCCGAGGCGCGTTCATCAGCTAAAATAGTTGCAAGTCTGCCATTCATATTTCTCATTATAATGAGGTTTCTTAGCCCCGATAATTTTGACTACATATTTACCTCAACAATAGGGAGGTATTTGCTAGGATATGTTGTTATAAGTGAGTTGATAGGGATGGGGATTATAAGAATGCTACTTTCTGGGGTAAAGTAA
- a CDS encoding vWA domain-containing protein — MRMSYQSGVATITLILILFTLSSMVILSVEGARYIESYSRVNDAIESAGIAISSFPGATLTEQKSEKKEMVKRYLDVFIPDYEVSDSDINIESLLCRSGSVYGTDCEAVGKYDRNGLKFLEYRISVNSKFESWFDSGFDKQQEVSGFGVARKSVSDNVDVIFVADFSGSMFHEWDRDKKYQGVIKVMNKIVIKIDELNGKIDQLFPKNRFAAVAYNEVSSGDNNQTYTTTGPPDLESSAKGEPELFIGSQIDFTDDPYEFKSKIASWKPIGKTYAIEGLYRATQMISDQPTEKTGKRRLIILLTDEEDNPSSGSYGGRCDEIIGFLNSQYPNQNHDFLDTKPNRIAVITYKDNNIPSLNCVSQDSYFVATDYEDIYNKILLLFYEEVGHLYDPKYK, encoded by the coding sequence ATGAGAATGTCCTATCAATCTGGCGTGGCAACAATAACTTTAATCCTAATATTATTTACACTTTCATCTATGGTGATTCTATCTGTTGAGGGGGCCAGATATATAGAGTCATACTCAAGAGTTAATGATGCCATAGAGTCTGCCGGAATAGCAATATCATCATTTCCTGGAGCCACACTAACTGAGCAAAAATCTGAAAAGAAAGAAATGGTGAAGCGCTACCTGGATGTTTTTATTCCAGATTATGAGGTATCAGATAGTGATATAAATATCGAAAGTCTTCTTTGTCGCAGTGGATCTGTGTATGGAACTGATTGCGAAGCTGTTGGTAAATACGATCGCAACGGATTGAAGTTCCTGGAGTATAGAATATCGGTAAATTCAAAGTTTGAATCCTGGTTTGATTCTGGGTTTGACAAGCAACAAGAGGTTAGTGGGTTTGGCGTCGCAAGAAAGTCAGTATCCGATAATGTTGATGTAATTTTTGTTGCTGATTTTTCAGGAAGCATGTTTCATGAGTGGGATAGAGATAAAAAGTATCAGGGTGTGATTAAGGTAATGAATAAGATCGTCATCAAGATAGATGAGTTAAATGGTAAGATTGATCAACTCTTTCCCAAGAATCGTTTTGCGGCAGTTGCATATAATGAGGTTTCATCTGGTGACAATAACCAGACGTACACTACAACTGGACCACCTGATTTAGAGAGTAGTGCTAAAGGAGAGCCAGAATTGTTTATCGGAAGTCAAATTGACTTCACGGATGATCCGTATGAATTCAAATCAAAGATAGCGAGTTGGAAGCCTATAGGAAAAACCTATGCAATAGAAGGATTATATAGAGCGACACAAATGATAAGCGATCAACCGACAGAAAAAACAGGAAAAAGGAGGTTGATCATTCTTTTAACGGATGAAGAAGATAATCCATCTTCTGGAAGTTATGGAGGCCGGTGTGATGAAATAATAGGATTTCTGAACTCACAATACCCTAATCAAAATCATGATTTTTTAGATACTAAACCTAATCGAATTGCTGTCATTACATATAAAGATAACAACATCCCTTCTTTAAACTGTGTAAGTCAGGATAGCTATTTTGTTGCGACAGACTATGAAGATATATATAACAAGATTTTACTACTTTTTTATGAAGAGGTTGGCCATTTATATGATCCAAAGTATAAGTAG
- a CDS encoding winged helix-turn-helix domain-containing protein: MKVYKISPALSFYPDRCLLEASGAKHTLGSRETKVLEFLIRNANTDLTKDRIKEYAWRGSVVTDSSLAKSIANLRSVIDLYHEEPVIMTVPRVGYKIITQSTSETSNKESSAVAEKILVNAEQQGDSKKNGFLASKLNTAKARYISYFASSIFLMGIIFNLINIFDEKNKVENNRNYNIVTKSNDNSSKITLLINSGDKSTSFIKELVNKLTCDSIVAYDADDKIEKFGIYFREKKTGRSFIGLNVDQKEVISYLNESGCY; the protein is encoded by the coding sequence ATGAAAGTATATAAAATATCTCCAGCTCTAAGCTTCTATCCAGACAGGTGTCTTTTGGAGGCTAGTGGAGCTAAGCATACACTGGGCTCACGTGAAACAAAAGTACTCGAGTTTTTGATTCGTAACGCAAATACGGATCTCACAAAAGATAGGATTAAGGAGTACGCGTGGCGAGGCTCTGTCGTAACGGACTCATCATTGGCTAAGTCAATCGCGAATCTTAGAAGTGTCATCGATTTATATCATGAAGAGCCTGTCATAATGACTGTGCCAAGAGTTGGATATAAAATAATCACTCAATCAACGTCCGAAACATCCAATAAAGAAAGCTCTGCAGTTGCAGAAAAGATTTTGGTAAATGCTGAGCAGCAGGGTGACTCTAAAAAAAATGGCTTTTTAGCTTCTAAGTTGAATACAGCTAAAGCGCGCTACATTTCATACTTTGCCAGTAGCATATTTCTGATGGGGATAATATTTAATCTTATCAATATTTTTGATGAGAAAAATAAAGTTGAAAACAATCGTAATTACAATATCGTTACAAAGAGTAATGATAATAGCTCTAAGATAACGCTGTTAATCAATAGTGGAGATAAAAGTACTAGTTTCATTAAGGAACTAGTGAATAAGTTAACTTGCGATAGTATAGTGGCCTATGATGCAGATGATAAGATAGAAAAGTTCGGTATCTATTTTAGAGAGAAAAAAACCGGACGAAGCTTTATTGGTCTGAATGTCGATCAAAAAGAAGTCATCAGTTATCTCAATGAATCCGGATGTTATTAG
- the tadF gene encoding tight adherence pilus pseudopilin TadF yields MKGINSITKQKGVFSIEFAMVAFFMGLMLLFVKDSVIALSTRGKINRVSFSVVSLFKERTQLFTGTGENVDNNEIDLLYLFIKQSLGRTINNFSESNLKVIFQQYGFPNRHQKWQRGSAGYECKPKEAGQDFSPITHNAQRRLLYQVTLCYKNEPFMGNTEIGDAIVHSDAISLSR; encoded by the coding sequence ATGAAAGGAATAAATTCCATAACTAAACAAAAAGGAGTATTTTCAATAGAGTTTGCAATGGTCGCATTCTTTATGGGGCTAATGCTACTATTTGTGAAAGACTCAGTAATAGCCTTATCAACTAGAGGAAAAATAAATAGAGTTTCATTCTCTGTTGTGAGCTTATTTAAGGAGCGAACTCAGCTTTTCACCGGCACCGGTGAGAATGTCGATAATAACGAAATTGATTTGCTCTATTTATTCATAAAACAATCATTAGGACGCACAATAAACAATTTCTCAGAAAGTAACCTTAAAGTTATTTTTCAGCAATATGGTTTCCCTAATCGACATCAGAAGTGGCAACGGGGTTCAGCAGGTTACGAATGTAAACCTAAAGAGGCCGGTCAGGATTTTTCACCAATAACACATAATGCGCAAAGGAGGTTACTGTATCAGGTGACATTATGCTATAAAAACGAACCTTTCATGGGAAATACTGAGATTGGTGATGCCATAGTTCACTCCGATGCGATAAGTCTTTCACGATAA
- a CDS encoding CpaF family protein, translating to MNLLQEYFLKVRAGIFAAIEADMISRLTPQELREQISTAIDVIISREQLPVSFSEKELFVQDMVDELVGLGPMQSLMDDPQVSDIMINGPNQIYYEKFGKLEESELKFIDEIQLQTIAKRIASSVGRRIDESSPLCDARLHDGSRVNMVLPPLALDGTSISIRKFSDKSISLNDLVDFGAMTSEMAKLLMVATYCRLNIIISGGTGSGKTTLLNALSEYISDDERIITIEDAAELRLSKKHTLRLETRKDNIEGTGAIDQNKLLINALRMRPDRIVIGECRGAEALEMLQAMNTGHDGSMTTLHANTPRDAISRIENMVMMANASLPLKAIKQNISSAVDIIVQVKRLNDGSRRVTSISEVVGLEGDVIVMEEYYSLDQTMDLSGRDLNEIYIKSPVHNRSAVKKKADFFGLNIEL from the coding sequence ATGAATTTACTGCAAGAGTACTTTCTGAAAGTAAGGGCCGGAATATTTGCCGCTATTGAGGCTGATATGATATCTAGGTTGACCCCACAGGAGCTTCGAGAGCAAATATCCACTGCGATTGATGTAATTATATCCAGGGAACAGCTACCAGTATCTTTCTCTGAAAAGGAATTATTTGTTCAAGATATGGTTGATGAGTTAGTTGGACTTGGTCCAATGCAAAGTCTAATGGATGATCCTCAGGTCTCAGACATTATGATAAATGGTCCAAATCAAATATATTACGAAAAGTTTGGAAAGCTTGAGGAATCTGAATTAAAATTTATTGATGAAATACAACTACAGACGATAGCAAAAAGAATCGCATCAAGTGTCGGAAGGCGTATTGATGAATCATCTCCTCTGTGCGATGCAAGATTACATGATGGTAGCCGAGTTAATATGGTTCTGCCTCCTCTTGCTCTTGATGGTACTAGTATTTCAATAAGAAAATTCTCTGATAAGTCAATTTCACTTAATGATCTTGTAGATTTTGGTGCTATGACCTCAGAGATGGCAAAGTTACTCATGGTTGCAACCTACTGCCGGTTGAACATAATCATATCGGGAGGGACTGGTTCAGGGAAAACAACTTTGCTGAACGCTCTGTCTGAATACATCTCTGATGATGAGCGAATTATCACTATTGAGGATGCCGCTGAGCTACGACTATCAAAAAAGCATACTCTCAGACTGGAGACCAGAAAAGATAATATAGAGGGCACTGGCGCAATTGATCAGAATAAGTTACTCATCAACGCACTACGAATGCGTCCCGATCGTATTGTCATTGGGGAGTGCCGGGGGGCAGAAGCACTTGAGATGCTACAGGCGATGAATACCGGGCATGATGGTTCAATGACAACGCTACACGCAAATACTCCAAGGGATGCTATATCAAGAATCGAAAATATGGTCATGATGGCTAATGCTTCGCTTCCTTTGAAGGCTATCAAGCAGAACATTTCAAGTGCAGTGGATATTATTGTTCAGGTTAAACGACTTAATGATGGAAGCCGTCGAGTAACAAGTATATCTGAAGTTGTTGGATTGGAGGGTGATGTAATTGTTATGGAGGAGTATTATTCACTTGATCAGACAATGGATCTAAGTGGCAGAGATCTCAATGAGATCTATATTAAAAGCCCTGTGCATAATCGCTCTGCAGTTAAAAAGAAAGCTGATTTTTTTGGGCTGAATATAGAATTATAG
- a CDS encoding OmpA family protein yields MKIKIITIATMLIISIPTQAKSNNEKCIIKNDNYLKVNNSYQYLNVGFHLDGKKSYTYMKDKLYSSDKVLTSARQQCIQLPTNKLMATLYYNNSQFELTDELKRLMSEILIGVNMENENIIIDGYADQSGDKYFNKKLSERRAEEVKKHLITQGFKPSNIVIRAYGESEPGKKGRRVEIYKLNA; encoded by the coding sequence ATGAAAATAAAGATAATTACAATAGCCACCATGCTAATAATATCAATACCAACACAAGCTAAATCCAATAATGAGAAATGTATAATAAAGAATGACAATTATTTAAAAGTAAATAACTCATACCAATATTTGAATGTTGGCTTTCATCTTGATGGTAAAAAGTCATACACATATATGAAGGATAAGCTGTATTCAAGTGATAAGGTGCTAACAAGTGCTAGGCAGCAGTGTATTCAATTGCCAACAAATAAGCTAATGGCAACACTATACTATAATAACTCTCAATTTGAACTAACGGATGAACTTAAGAGATTAATGAGCGAGATTTTAATTGGGGTTAATATGGAGAATGAAAACATTATTATTGATGGCTATGCAGACCAGTCCGGAGATAAATATTTTAATAAAAAATTGAGTGAAAGAAGAGCAGAAGAGGTTAAAAAGCACTTGATAACCCAAGGGTTTAAGCCATCAAATATAGTGATAAGGGCCTATGGTGAAAGTGAACCGGGTAAAAAGGGACGGCGTGTAGAAATATATAAATTGAACGCATAA
- a CDS encoding Flp family type IVb pilin — MFNDLCRLGYTKVKILSNEFFNDERGVTAVEYAIVGVAISAIVAAVMGEGGVLNKALNHAVDTISANIDKAADAGSGSENGGGGTG; from the coding sequence ATGTTCAATGACCTGTGCAGACTTGGCTATACTAAGGTTAAAATATTATCAAATGAATTTTTTAATGATGAGCGCGGAGTCACCGCGGTTGAATATGCCATTGTTGGTGTTGCTATTTCAGCCATCGTTGCGGCTGTGATGGGAGAAGGTGGTGTTTTGAATAAAGCCTTAAATCATGCTGTTGACACGATATCAGCTAATATTGATAAGGCAGCGGATGCCGGTAGTGGTAGTGAAAATGGCGGTGGTGGTACCGGATAG